The genomic region ttttaatgtttattaaaataataaaagtgtatttcaaaccagcaatctaatgtgaaattgcagtagatatattggataacaatatttagtcgtatatatgcatacacgttatttaaaaactattaTAAGtgatataaaatcaagattacccagagagaagcataatctccccgttgttgcataacggcgcatcccttcatgcaataaagttagccgttagtttAGAGAAAACATGCATAAgataagtggtgtttcagtgagtggttctttctctcCTTGGCaagtcgtaaatcgacattctggcttacatagttcacaccaggagggagacgcaacacgttcactgaaggaaggcagttgacccattgactcgttcgcgaacgggaaagtcaggatcggTTTTCTCACtggtccgttctcgcgatgaactggaaatgcaaatcactcactcactaactcgGTCACTCACAGATCTGTTCAGTTGGGGaacaggaaatgcaattcacgactcgttcgtgtacaggaagttacgtcattttcttcctcgtttcgttttacggcgaggtggcaccagcttcaatgggcattaccgacacctactggttaaattcatatgaactgaaaaaagaacgaagtacttgaggaagtgattcgttcactcttttttttaagaaaaaacgtAGTTGTtgtatgtaaaaaaagaaaaaaaggaatgcCTAAAATACTCAGTGGGATTTGCACGCCGAACCTCAAAACTGTATTTTGTCTTATAATACACGTATTTCAtgttatgattaaaaaaaaaaaatccatacgtGGCACTGAAAGCTTTTTCTACTTCCGCTgtttggttgccatgacaacaatcTTGCGAGTGAATTTAAATGGCCATGACGCTCTCCTCCAAACTGCACAAAAAATCTTGGAAATGTACAGTGTCGTTGGACATTCACAAGGTACGTGTGCCGTTCCCAAAtctcaacaaaaataaatgtatttgctATTAGCAAGCTTTACTCTCAAATAAATGTGGCCTCTTTTTCCTTTACGCCAATGACGTATGTCCAGAACGTGACTATTTTCAGAAATGCTGCACGATCTACAGGCTTTGTGTTTACACGATGAATAACAAAATCgatatttgttttaaatttgaTCATTCATTGAGTTatctgtttcatttttttgcacTAGTTCCATTCAAAAAATTAACTTACTCTACTATCTAGATTTGTTAAATATCacatcatatatatattttttaaatcacattctTATGTAATGTTCTAATCATTTGAAAGTGGTGTTTCTGTTAGtcataataaaaagaaaatttttcaaaataatttcactGTCTAATAAATGTAAATAGGAAACAACTTGTATGCATACCTGCACCATTTTCTTCATTGGTGACAACATTACATGTTAAAACCACATTTGTACCAATAGGTCACATGTCGTGGCATGCGCCTGCCCAAGACCGGAGACATCCACTTAAGTGTTTGCATCATGGGCCAATGCAAGAAAACTAGCTGCTTGCCGCCACGCTTCCCATTACACTTTAACCAGCTGCTGGTTTTTGAAAAGGTAAGAATGATGAcggtgaataaataaaattgctGATCTGATAATGTAGTGTATCTGATGAGAGGCTGTCACATTAACCTCGTTAACCGTATTGATTGGCTTTGTCTCCACGTCACGCGCTACACCAGACGTACACCGATGCCATTGACCCCTCTGCAGTCGCTGACCTCCTAAAAGGTAAAAAGCCCTCTTGAGGTTTCTCCGCTCATCTCTTGAGTTCTACATCCTGTGCTGTGCAAGCATACGAGCTATTAGCTTCTATCTCCACTGAGTgcgcttttcttcttcttagcTGACACAACATCTTTTCAGCTGATTCAGGGTAAGCTTTTTGAGATGGTAACATTCCCctgtgcaaaaaagaaaaaaaaaaaagccttgtgtTTATGTGTCGGCTTACTTTTTTTGCTGGTGTCAGAGAGGAAGACCCTTGCCACAATGACGCAAAACAGCAAAGACTTCCTGAAACATGGGCCCAATCTGAGCGGTGTTAAAGACCCCATGCAGAGAGACACACTGATGATGGAGACGTCGGCCAGCTTCCATGTAGGTTCAATTCctttattattaaaaatgttttgagtTTAGTTTTTAGCTGTGTAATTgctagttttagcttctttttttttaatatatggaATATTTGTTCACTAAGCATTAAACTAAACTACTATTCAATGGACTTTCTATTTTCTGTAGGTAGCGCCAGACTAtagtaaatttaaaatgaaaccTGAAATGCTGTTTATGAGGTGATAAAAATAAAGGACATTTTTGCTGTATTTATAGTTAGTTTTATAAACATAAGAGGAAGTTTCCattatttttccctttttttttttgtattttagttttatgaaatgtttttaaaattgttgttttagTTCTAAGTTCCCACAATCACATACCAACAACTCATCTTCCCAGAAAAATACAAAGAGGAAGCTTGTAATTTTCTTCCCTGTTggcgtcccaatacttttgaccCAATGTATCTGAACAGATCATTGTCTAAGAAGACAAGAAATTTTCCCCTCTTTACATAGAAAACTGCTTCACTTTGACAAAAAGTCTTCTAACCTACTTTCATTTCATGCACATTTGTCTGCTGCGACTTCCTTGAGCGTTAGACCGTCTCCCTCCATAAagccatatttttatttttttctttgaaacatCACCGCGGTCTATTCTGCAATTTGTTTCACTCAAGACCGAGTCCAGACGGAACAACTACAATCGTAAATTGGCCTCCGGGGCTTTGAGCGCGTCTATTTTGTAGTCTTCctattgtctccctctctcaaGATGTCACTCGTCTTGTGTCTCCAGGGTGCCTTTCCCACTGTAGAGTTTTCAAAGACGTCGTTCATCCAGGAGAACGATTGGCCTGTAAGTCTCCTCGTGAGACACAAATGCAATGCAAGTTTTGATGAAATATTATTTGAGTGATTTTCATCCTGATGAAGTAATTAATATATGTTGATCCCACACAATAGGTTGAAGACTCGACTGCCACGCAGCAGAAAGAGGTGAGTACGTGTTTGTAGATGAAATAAGATAAGCCTATTTGCTTTGATTCAGCTCAATCAAGCTTTAATGAATTGGCAGCATCAGTGTCCGATCGTTCATCGTTCTCTTAGAAATTGTTTTAGTGTGATACGATTTCCCTGAATAGCAATTTGGCTCCCTAAAtggttttgttttattgtattAGACTAGAATGAATATTTGATCTAATCTTATTTATCCCAGATGCCATTACAGACAGGAATTTGAAGTTAGAGGCCATTAGAGTTGTGATAATTCAGCGGTTGTTAGAATGCTGAATGAATTGTATTTTTGTCCTCACAGATGGCCAGCTTCGCTCAATTGAGGCCATTTTCATCTTTGGCGAGGAGGTCTCCAAATTATGTAGGATGGTCCACATGCAGACgctccccctccccacccccgtGCCGCCATATTTCCTGTGAAGCAAAACCACGAAAACACAGAGGTTGTCAAGAGCCAGGCTACCAGAGGCCCACTGTTGCCTCCACGACTCGGGCGCTGTCACCTTACACCCACCGAAAAATGTGCCAGCTCTCCCTGGATGCTGAGCAAAGGCTGAGACACTTCCAGCTCGGACCGTTCTACTTCAAGAAGGAGACAGAGAGCCTCCCTCTATTCCTGGTCGGTAATAGCACAAATCCATTTATACAATAATATACAAAgtatgttatttttttaatgaccatGTAGTCCggcatttgtaaaaaaaaaaataataataataataaaagaaattACCAAGTGTCGTAAGACTTTTTAaatcaagtaaataaataaaattatttttctggtcattttttctttcttaaaaaaaaaacagccttacatttaatttctttttttttttttttttacatggtattttttttctaaaaaaagaaGCCTTGATATACAtggtcgttaaaaaaaaaaatctttttttttcttatgaaaGCCTTACATGGtcgtttttttctaaaaaaaaaaaaaaaacaagccttacatacatacatgtttttttttttttcaaaaataaatagccctggtcatttaaaaaaaaaatctttacataGTCTTAATTTCTTAAAACAAATCTATGGTGGAACACTGATATTGACTGCGACAGTCCCCAGTGAACAATTAACCCAGGTAGTTAAGAGTCAAACTGCAATTAGCAAATGGATACCTAATGATAGCCTTCAACAGGAAGCACATTCGTTTTAAAAGGAGTACCGTGTTTTGTTGCTTTAGTCCCACACATCCAGAAGAAATGTCAACGTGATGATCTGTGATCCGTTCTCCTGCGTTGTCTCTCGACAGGTTCCGACGTGCAGTAGTCTGCCaaaaatgtactctcctttgaGTCACGTGCACTGCTGCCACACAGTCAGCCTCTCCAATGATGACTCCGGTAGGCCACACTGAGCAAACCTGATTTCAAAGAAAATACATTTACACTGGAAAAAGtcatcttttattttaatacatACATTTACATACATGTTGAAGAAGGTCCAGTGTTCTTGTTGTTGCAGACTCTGAGCTGAGCCAAAATCCTCTTCCAACCTCCTCCGCCTCTCCTGGTCCAAAAAGGAGAGACCATGGGACTACCAAACGCTCCCTAGGAGAAAGGTCAAAGAACACTTGGCACACTCACAAAACTATAATGTCACATCAAGACAATTGGGCTTTGTTTTGTCTGGAAGGCTGATAAAAAAAATCCCGTCTAATTTTACGATCCTTGTCATGTTTGCCATGATGAATTCCTCCCAATGCGTCTGTGTAAATAAATCCACACTTTCTGTTTGCTCATAAGATCTCCACAGACAAGGAGGCACCTGCCTGTTGTCCCAATGATGGGATATAGAACAGCGACATGGCAATTCCACGAGCTGGCGGTCGCATGTGCGAGCTAAATTAGAGGCGCTGATGTCCCGTCATGTTTGTTCATTATCGGGCGTAgaggagggaaaacaaaaaggaaagtGTATTGATTTGTTTCGCTGCCTCACTCTTGATAACTTTGACCTGACGCTCACTCTAATACATTCACAAGAGAGATTGTCATCCATCACGCCGGCTTGCCAGTCGATCCCACGGCCGACGCCAACATCGGCCCGCGGTCGTCTTCTCCTCCGCCTCCGGAACAGCCCTGCAAACTCAGCTCATAAGCAAACATTAAAATCAATAGACAATCTCAGCACAGTCAATTGTGGGAAATGAACGATAGTTTTGCCGCAATTGAAAACGCCACAAGAGTTGCGGTGCGTCAGATTAGAGCGGCGATGGAGAAGGGCACGCCTCGCTACTTGACTCGGGTTTCATCTTTGCACAGAAACTAAGCTACAACTTTGCAGTCTGTTCATGATTCTCCTTTCTGACTTTGGGACTTGATTTTGACCATGTCAAATATTTGGCTGCACGGTGAGTTGTGCATAGTAGGCTCAAGAGCTCATCAAAAAAGGATTGTTGTGTAGCTAATCGGGTAGTGAAGTTGTTGCGTTGCGACATAGTACACGCATGGTTTGTGTTCAAGGTGGAATGAAGAATTTAGGAGTAATTGTCACTCAGTTTCCAAGGTAGTCAGTTGGTTCACGTGGTGCTgtggcgccctctagtggacaaAAAGAATATCGTAAGCATGTTGGACTTGGAAAtacacaaaaatatatatttttttacaacagaaTATGTTTCTTTGTCTGGCCTTACCAGGTTGTACACCAGAGAACCCAGTCCATCCTACTGGGAGCagatccacagcagagtccaGAAGATTCTTCTGACGCACAGAGTACCCTTGGACATCAAGTAACTCGCTGATCTCAATGTTAGAAAACTGACCTGTTGTTGCGGTGAGACTCGCACAAGCTATGCATATTTCAAATACCGGCTGAAACAAAGCCGCACAAAAATGCACCAGGAAGATGGTTGTGATATTCTTTTGCTTTAATGCAATATTAGTTGATAGCAATCCTGCAAGGAATATTTTTTATGGATTTCACACAGCAAATCAAACAAATGAAATGGTAAAATAATTCCAAGATATAAATGGAAGCAATAGTTTAAAATTAAATCGTATTGATTACAGAAATAAGTAATCACACTTCTTGTACGTTTTTAAGTGAAAAATGCCACAGCATGTACAATGATCTTGATCAGTCTTAAATATTTCAGtttcaaaacaatttgaaaaactACAAAATTGTTAAACTTTTGCATGGGTTCAGTTTAAAGAGAAAGTTAACCCCCAAATAATCCAATAATTTGTTGCATGTGCCCCCACTAGTCGAAACACGACATCTTGGTTAATGTTGCGTTTGTGCAATACGAGAAAATGACATCTCAGGTCATAACCAATCACAGGCCAGCTGAAGAAAACTGGTgaaccgtgattggttgtgacctacaCTTGGCAAccacaagtggcaaaatggctacCCCTTGGTTGATTAAAAACAGttggattttgcctgtttaataCATATTCTACAAATTATACAATAATCAGAACACCGTGTTTCAACCCATTGTTAGGCTGCACATGAAATTTGGGGGTTGACTTTAAACATCACGTCGCATTTCTACACGGGAAAAATACAACTTTACAAAGTTTATCTTGATTTATAAGTTATTTTGTGTATAAACCCTTAAGACTcttgtctcacacacacgcttACTTTGTGACTTTCTGTGATTTCTTGTGGAATGTATTCTTCCTGAATTTCTTGTTTTTGCCTGACGCCTGAGCTGCTTTCTCAGCCACAATACTCTGGTACCTTTTCTTGTtgttgctgggaaaaaaaaaacaaaaaacaaaaaacagtacATAAATTAAGTCATGTTTTCAATTTTAACAACTACTGTCAAAGTGTATTGCTACCCATAGAAATTCAtgtatcttgttttttttacatccacCAACATTCTTGCATATACCACTCAATGGAGTATCAATTGTATTAGATGTTCATTCCGGGgttaattaaatatatattaaaaatattttctcaaaCAAAAGCCTAGTTTCGATTTTTAATTCTTGATTTGAATTTTTACTAAAATCAATTGAACAAAACGTTAGCCATTGAACTGCAAGTCTGGTCATGTTACTAACCTCCTGAACTCGGCATCAGCCAGCAACTCCTCCACCATTGTCCTCTTCCGTTGCTTCTTGGGAATGCGGGAGTGATAGAAGTCGATGGCGCTGTCCTCCACGGTGGCCACCTGCACCCCAGCACAAAAAAGCACATAAAACATCATGCAAACCTCAAAATATACCCcgcccccctccttttttttttttttttttgttgtcctaACCTGGAAGTACTTGGGGAAGCCGTCTCTGTCGTTCTTCTTGTAGAACCTCTTGGGATCCATGGAGCCTCTCATCTTCAGCAGTTTCAAGTCTCTCTTCAGCTCTTGGGTCAGCTCAGGAGCTTTCATGTTGAACCAAGCATCGCCTGTGGTCTTCTCACGCTCCACCTGCACGAGTCATACAACTTGAAGTTGACAACTGATTTAAATGAATCAGTTTACCATTGCAACCAAACTGAATAACCTTTCCTATACACAACagataaataatatattaataaaataatgtattttatgcattaagaaatgacaaaTTTATTGAAACGTCTCAGCATATATATTGTGCAAATACTCAAGTAAAATATCTCCAAAAGAGAGTTCAACTTACCCTGCGCTTTAGTTTTAAGGCTTTTTTGGACTCTGTGTAGGGTGGCACCGCCTCTTTCTTCTCAAAGTCTGATCCTATCACGCTCTTCTTCATCAGCTGTGGACAGAACCAtcattgtttatttgtttatctattTGGTCCATTCATTTATAATGCAAAGTCCTATCACTTTACACGGGAAAAAGATGAAATTAGAATGAATACCACAGGGTGGCGCCAGAACACTACTACTCCCTTCAACTTAGTATCTCGTTTTCTCATTTGAATATAACTCCTTGGCACCACAATCGTGCATAACCTTTCTATCAGACggggctttggcgccatcttgtggcagttTGGGACCAGTAAGTAAAAGCtcagtaaaacttttttttttttttaaatctgggaTAAGTGACTGTAGGGCTGATTAATTATGAAATGATAGAAATCACACATCACAAATGATTAGTTTTGGTatcaaacaaaataaatcttTGAAGCGCTAATTAAGTTCCTTTTGGACCAAACAAAAATCttgattttaaaattaaataaaaggtACAACTTTATGAATTAAAGTTTATTTTTCCTGCATGAAGACCGGCTACCAATCCAAATTGATAATCATTATTTTTGACGATTATGCCAATTTTGTAATTGTGAAGTGTAATAATCATCACAATAATCAATCACAGCAATAAAACCAACTTTCACAAAGCCAGAAGAAGCAACGTGACAAAAACTATCAGGCTGTCATGGATTTCCTCAGCAGCGCAGAACCTTGATAATGCTTATTATTAATCACAGCCTGGAAAACACGTCCACATTTACCTCATTCTGGTCCTTCTTCTTGTGTCGGCTCAGCAAAGTGGAGCTGGGTTTTGATTTGCTGCCGTCGAAAGTGATGTACAAACCCCCCAGCTGTTTCATGTTGACGCCCGGGTCGATGCGACTGGACATCTTGTTCCTGCAACAAAAAGGTGAGGCGACGTCACGGCTCATTTCCTTCGCGCGCTCCTAGTCAAACTCAACGAAAAATAATGATGTGACAATTTTATACTGGATGGACATTTTGGAGTCCTCTTGTTGACTTTGCCTCTAAAAATTGTTCTAGAAAGAGTGAGTGTGCTACAACTATGGTGTGGACTACGAGGCGTGGCATTGGAACTGGACTTGGTtagtgtgcgtgtgagtgtcgGAGTGTGAGCTGTGGTCTAAAGCAGCTCAATGCCAGTGTTCATTTTGTGGTTGTCTGTAGCGCTTTTGCATTATGGCAAAATGTACGGCAAGATGTAGCTATATGAATTACAAGGCATGCACTAACTTTTCTAGGTCAAACTAcaacagaaaaaataaaaaataaaaacctggTGACATTTGGTGAGCTTAGTTAAGTGTCTGCTCGTGTTGTACTCACAGTGAAGGATTCCTGCTGGACAAGAGAAGCGCCTCTTCCCCATAGATGTCGTCATCCTCCTCTGCTTCCTCATCTACAAATTCCTCGTCGTCCTCTTCCTCCCCTTTCTTGGTGCCCACCAGCTCCTCTCTCGTGAGGTGCTCCGTGTAGTAATCTTCATCCACTTCTTGCCCAGGTCGCGCGTCCACCATAAACAGACCGTCGACCGACACGCCCGCcgtcgtcttcttcttcttcttcttttcgggCGTCCTGGAAGGACCTTGTTGCTCTTCCCTGTCCTCAACTTGGTCGTCGAAGatgtcctcgtcctcctcgtcctcaCTGCTCTCCAAGAGActgattttctttgttttctggGAAGCTTTCATGTCCTTGAGTGGTGATTTCTTAAACGTCGTCTCCTTTTTGGGCCTCCTGGAAGAGGCTTGTTGCTTTTCTGTGTCCTCGACTTGGTGGTCAAAGatgtcctcgtcctcctcggTCTCCAGGAGGCTGATTTTCTTCGTTTTCTGGGAAGCTTTCATGTCCTTGAGCGGTGATTTCTTAAACGTCTTCTTTTTGGGCCTCCTGGAAGGGCCTTGTTGCTTTTCTGTGTCCTCAACTTGGTGGTCGAAGatgtcctcgtcctcctcgtcctcaCTGCTCTCCAAGAGACTGATTTTCTTCGTTTTCTGGGAAGCTTTCATGTCCTTGAGCAGTGATTTCTTAAACGTCGTCTTCTTTTTGGGCCTCCTGAAAGGGTCTTGTTGCTCTTCTGTGTCCTCGACTTGGTGGTCCAAGATGTCCTCGTTCTCCTCGGTGTCCAAGAGACTGATTTTCTTCGTGTTCTGGGAAGCTTTCATGTCCTTGAGCGGTGATTTCTTAAACGGCGTCTTCTTTTTGGGCCTCCTAGAAGGGTCTTGTTGCTCTTCTCTGTCCTTGACTTGGTGATCGAAGATGTCCTCGTTCTCCTCGGTGTCCAAGAGACTGATTTTCTTCGTTTTCTGGGAAGCTTTCATGTCCTTGAGCGGTGATTTCTTAAACGTCGTCTCCTTTTTGGGCGTCCTGGAAGGGTCTTGTTGCTCTTCTGTGTCCTCGACTTGGTGGTCAGAGATGTCCTTGTCCTCCTCGTCCTCACTGCTCTCCAAGAGACTGATTATCTTCGTTTTCTGGGAAGCTTTCATGTCCTTGAACGGTGATTTCGTAAACGTTGTCTCCTTTTTGGGCTTCCGGGAAGGACCTTGTTGCTTGTTTGTGTCCTCGACTTGGTGGTCGAAGATGTCCtcatcctcctcgtcctcaCTGCTCTCCAAGAGACTGACTTTCTTTGTTTTCTGGGACGCTTTCATGTCCTTGAGTGGTGATTTCTTAAACGTCGTCTCCTCAACAACGGTCGCCGTCGTCTCCTTTTCGGGCTTCCTGGAAGGGCCTTGTTGCTCTTCTGTGTCCTCGACTTCATGGTCGGAGATGTCCTCGTCCTCCTTGTCCTCACTGCTCTCCAAGAGACTGATTGTCTTGGTTTTCTTGGAATCTTTCATATCCTTGAGCGGTGATTTCTTAAACGTCGTCTCCTCAACGACGGTCGACCTCGTCTCCTTTTCGGGCTTCCTGGAAGGGCCTTGTTGCTCTTCTGTGTCCTCGACTTTGTGGTCGGAGATGTCCTCATCCTCCTCGGTCTCCAAGAGACTAATTTTCTTAGTTTTCTGAGAAGCTTTCATGTCCTTGAGTGGTGATTTCTTAGGAGTCTTCTCCTTTTCAGGTTTCCTGGAAGGGCCTTGTTGCTCTTCTGTGTCCTCGACTTGGTGGTCGGAGATGTCCTCATCCTCCTCGGTCTCCAAGAGACTAATTTTCTTAGAAGCTTTCATGTCCTTGAGTGGTGATTTCTTAGGAGTCTTCTCCTTTTCAGGCTTCCTGGAAGGGCCTTGTTGCTCTTCTGTGTCCTCGACTTTGTGGTCGGAGATGTCCTCATCCTCCTCGGTCTCCAAGAGACTAATTTTCTTAGTTTTCTGAGAAGCTTTCATGTCCTTGAGTGGTGATTTCTTAGGAGTCTTCTCCTTTTCAGGCTTCCTGGAAGGGCCTTGTTGCTCTTCTGTGTCCTCGACTTGGTGGTCGGAGATGTCCTCATCCTCCTCGGTCTCCAAGAGACTAATTTTCTTAGTTTTCTGAGAAGTTTTCATGTCCTTGAGTGGTGATTTCTTAGGAGTCTTCTCCTTTTCAGGCTTCCTGGAAGGGCCTTGTTGCTCCTCTGTGTCCTCGACTTGGTGGTCGGAGATGTCCTCATCCTCCTCGGTCTCCAAGAGACTAATTTTCTTAGTTTTCTGAGAAGCTTTCATGTCCTTGAGTGGTGATTTCTTAGGAGTCTTCTCCTTTTCAGGCTTCCTGGAAGGGCCTTGTTGCTCTTCTGTGTCCTCGACTTGGTGGTCAAAGATGTCCTCGTCCTCCTTGTTCTCACCGCTCTCCAAGAGACTGATTGTCTTGGTTTTCTTGGAACGTTTCATGTCCTTGAGCGGTGATTTCTTAAACGTCGTCTCCTCAACGACGGTCGCCGCAATCTCCTCTGGCTTCCCGGAGTGGCCTTGTGTCTCCCCTATGTCCTCTTCTTCTAATTCCATCTCTTCATCACCTCTGCTCACAACAGAATGGCTTGTTGATGTTTTCTCAGTGGCTTTTGCGTCCTCAAGTTGACATTCGTCAGGTGTCACTCGTTCATCGACCGACACCACAGCCTCTTCCGGCTTCCCCTCACGAACATCTTTATCTTCCGTGGTGATCTCCATGACTACCTCCTGACATGTCACTTGCTCTACCTCCATGTCGTCCTCTTGTTCCTGAGTTGTCGACACACTCCCGCAAAAAACCTGGTCATCACCAGACACCTCTGTGCGCAGGTCGACGTCCTTTACATCGTCTCCTCCGACATCCTCGCATCTTGCTTCCGAGGGTGAAGACCCCGCTTCCA from Syngnathus scovelli strain Florida chromosome 10, RoL_Ssco_1.2, whole genome shotgun sequence harbors:
- the spata6 gene encoding spermatogenesis-associated protein 6 produces the protein MAMTLSSKLHKKSWKCTVSLDIHKVTCRGMRLPKTGDIHLSVCIMGQCKKTSCLPPRFPLHFNQLLVFEKTYTDAIDPSAVADLLKADTTSFQLIQERKTLATMTQNSKDFLKHGPNLSGVKDPMQRDTLMMETSASFHGAFPTVEFSKTSFIQENDWPVEDSTATQQKEMASFAQLRPFSSLARRSPNYVGWSTCRRSPSPPPCRHISCEAKPRKHRGCQEPGYQRPTVASTTRALSPYTHRKMCQLSLDAEQRLRHFQLGPFYFKKETESLPLFLVPTCSSLPKMYSPLSHVHCCHTVSLSNDDSDSELSQNPLPTSSASPGPKRRDHGTTKRSLGERLYTREPSPSYWEQIHSRVQKILLTHRVPLDIK
- the dnttip2 gene encoding deoxynucleotidyltransferase terminal-interacting protein 2, whose translation is MVVTRRGVRVSSPNQTNLEQASNIQATPSTGRRTRSGASQAANSVKTSSRLREDSSDSPTPSLKRCSRAFRLHSPEQPCTPVSAIHEADVSDLDSCSSVTFNADQPEMRSRAACKTGQEESELGSCAPKNARSTRRSAPNKRVESLSSVVSHSETPAMGSRRRSKRLSITLNSAEDELSDADSCFSLATVEKTVRSKRSRAAHNVDPVKTGNNEAESSSLPTESQRATRSQKRSTRSSAKAKEFDLSDASSFTSEASPASQSTIRRSARTRKVGPIPLNLDETSTSSSTPSRRTTRRTAAEKSCDSEGFESGSDYTISAKRLMKTPSSSSKNAELDSEQTDGHSTLVRAGSGSSLQHVPMKGLWVVLETSPEGHVLHDSMLETTVVAEDADCTLLEEEKQVSVPSTEAAVNQVKLADPNEQEVLVEAAMAAPDQQHERSAEKQDEDDSAVEKMEAGSSPSEARCEDVGGDDVKDVDLRTEVSGDDQVFCGSVSTTQEQEDDMEVEQVTCQEVVMEITTEDKDVREGKPEEAVVSVDERVTPDECQLEDAKATEKTSTSHSVVSRGDEEMELEEEDIGETQGHSGKPEEIAATVVEETTFKKSPLKDMKRSKKTKTISLLESGENKEDEDIFDHQVEDTEEQQGPSRKPEKEKTPKKSPLKDMKASQKTKKISLLETEEDEDISDHQVEDTEEQQGPSRKPEKEKTPKKSPLKDMKTSQKTKKISLLETEEDEDISDHQVEDTEEQQGPSRKPEKEKTPKKSPLKDMKASQKTKKISLLETEEDEDISDHKVEDTEEQQGPSRKPEKEKTPKKSPLKDMKASKKISLLETEEDEDISDHQVEDTEEQQGPSRKPEKEKTPKKSPLKDMKASQKTKKISLLETEEDEDISDHKVEDTEEQQGPSRKPEKETRSTVVEETTFKKSPLKDMKDSKKTKTISLLESSEDKEDEDISDHEVEDTEEQQGPSRKPEKETTATVVEETTFKKSPLKDMKASQKTKKVSLLESSEDEEDEDIFDHQVEDTNKQQGPSRKPKKETTFTKSPFKDMKASQKTKIISLLESSEDEEDKDISDHQVEDTEEQQDPSRTPKKETTFKKSPLKDMKASQKTKKISLLDTEENEDIFDHQVKDREEQQDPSRRPKKKTPFKKSPLKDMKASQNTKKISLLDTEENEDILDHQVEDTEEQQDPFRRPKKKTTFKKSLLKDMKASQKTKKISLLESSEDEEDEDIFDHQVEDTEKQQGPSRRPKKKTFKKSPLKDMKASQKTKKISLLETEEDEDIFDHQVEDTEKQQASSRRPKKETTFKKSPLKDMKASQKTKKISLLESSEDEEDEDIFDDQVEDREEQQGPSRTPEKKKKKKTTAGVSVDGLFMVDARPGQEVDEDYYTEHLTREELVGTKKGEEEDDEEFVDEEAEEDDDIYGEEALLLSSRNPSLNKMSSRIDPGVNMKQLGGLYITFDGSKSKPSSTLLSRHKKKDQNELMKKSVIGSDFEKKEAVPPYTESKKALKLKRRVEREKTTGDAWFNMKAPELTQELKRDLKLLKMRGSMDPKRFYKKNDRDGFPKYFQVATVEDSAIDFYHSRIPKKQRKRTMVEELLADAEFRSNNKKRYQSIVAEKAAQASGKNKKFRKNTFHKKSQKVTK